GCCCGCTCGGCGAACAGCGGCGCTGGGTGCGGTTTTCCGGCGCGATGTGCAAGCCGGCGCTGATCCGCAGGCCGGTTGCCTGGGCGCCGGGGTTTCACGGTGCCGACGCGCCGATGACCTTCGCGCCGCTCTATCTCATCCATCTCCGCTGGTTTGATCATGATCTCGGGCTCCGGCGTCTGGCCAAGACCCGCGCCATGCCCTGGGCGGACGCGGCCGCGGCCCCCTGGCAGCGGGGACCGGACGAGGCGTTCGCCGCACTGTTTTCGGTGTTCGCTGCGCTGCCGCGCCTGCCGGTGGTTGATTTCAGCCTCGCGGCACCCCCGATCGATGGGGCGCTGGCCGCGCTACTCGCCACCCGCGAGGGGCGCGCCGATGGCCCCTACCCCTTCGATCTCGATTTCAACATCGACGCGCTCTGGCCGCTGCCGCCGCGTCTTCGCGACGCCTTGCCCTAGCGATCACGGTCTAGACCGAGCAGTAGCGCTCCTTGATCGCCGCATCCCCGAGGAGCGCCCGCGCCCGCCCCTCATGCACGATCACCCCCTGGTCGAGGATATAAGCGCGATCGGCGATTTCCAGCGCCCGTTCGACATTCTGCTCAACCAGGAGAATGGTGGTTCCGGATTTTTTCAGGCGCGCGAAGAGAGCGAACATCTCATCGACCAGCGCCGGCATGATCCCTTCCGACGGCTCATCGAGCATGATCATGCGCGGGCCGGCGATCATCGCCCGCGCGATCGCCAGCATCTGCTGCTCGCCGCCGGAAAGCGTCACCGCGATCTGATCGAGGCGCTCACCAAGACGTGGAAACAGCGCCACCATCGCCGCGATCTCGCTTTCGGCGGCGCGAAACCGCTTTG
This portion of the Acidibrevibacterium fodinaquatile genome encodes:
- a CDS encoding ABC transporter ATP-binding protein, with the protein product MLRVHDLNAWYGPSHVLQGVSFEVGMGEIVCLIGRNGAGKTTTLKAVMGLIARRRGRVLFAEEEILARPAYARFGRGLAYVPEERRIVPGLTVGENLRLGLIATKRFRAAESEIAAMVALFPRLGERLDQIAVTLSGGEQQMLAIARAMIAGPRMIMLDEPSEGIMPALVDEMFALFARLKKSGTTILLVEQNVERALEIADRAYILDQGVIVHEGRARALLGDAAIKERYCSV
- a CDS encoding glycosyltransferase family 2 protein; translated protein: MPPRIAAVTMVYNEPDFLPLWRRHYTRLVGAEHCHIVDHGSDDGSTDTLGAINRLRLPRSPQDDARRARFISRFCAGLLEWYDWVIYTDVDELLIPDPRLYPDLATFCAEARAEVISAIGLNLHHLPEEAPLDIARPLGEQRRWVRFSGAMCKPALIRRPVAWAPGFHGADAPMTFAPLYLIHLRWFDHDLGLRRLAKTRAMPWADAAAAPWQRGPDEAFAALFSVFAALPRLPVVDFSLAAPPIDGALAALLATREGRADGPYPFDLDFNIDALWPLPPRLRDALP